Genomic DNA from Haloarcula marina:
CGGCCTGATACGGGATGAAGATGCCAGCGATGATGAACACGACGACGCCGACCTGTCCGCGCCAACTGAGCGTGGTCAGGCCGTAGGCGGTGAGGCTCCCCAGCAGTGCCGAGAGGAGGGTCGCCGGAATCGCCATGAACATCGAGTTGATGAGGCCGGGCCGCAGCGTGTTCCACGCCGTCATCAGCGCCTCGAGCGTGAAGCCGTCGGCGTTCGGCGGTGCGAACGGCACCGTCCGGATGAACGCGTCCTGTGTCTTGAACATCGTCATCACGGCCGTCTCCACCGGGAAGAGGTAGAAGACGAGACCGAACAGGAGGACGGCGTACAGGCCGATGCGGCTCGTTTCCATCTCCCGCAGTTTCGCTATGGGGTCGCGGCTTTCGGTACTCATAGTTCACCTCGTCGGTATTCGCTGTAGAGATACGGTCCGATGACCAGCAGGGCGAGCAGGAACAGCACGATAGCGATGGCCGACCCGTAGGCCCACTGGAGGCTGTCGAACGCCACGCGGTACATCATCGTCGCCAGAATGTCCATGTTCGCACCCGGCTGGGAGCCGCGGAGCGAGTAGATGAAGTCGAACGCCTTCAGCGCGAACACCATCAGCACGACGGACGCGGAGACGGCCGACGCCCGCAGTTGTGGGATGATGACGCGCATGTACATCCGCACCGTCGACGCGCCGTCGACGCGTGCGGCCTCGTAGTGTTCGGTCGGAATCGCGCGGAGTCCGGCGAGGAACACGACCATCGCGTAGCCGCTGAACTGCCAGATGAGCGCGAAGATGACCGCCGCCAGCGCCGTCGTGTTCCAGGATAGCCATTGGACCACGTCGGCGTTGACCGCCGCCGGTTTCAGTAGCGTGATAACGAGTCCTTCGAGGTTGAATACGCGGAGCAGTTGATTGAACACGCCGCTTCTGGCGTTGTACACCCACGACCACATCGTCGCCGTGACGACGAACGAGAGGGCCATCGGGAGCAGATATATCGTTCGAAACGTGTTCTCGAACCGGATGTTCTGGTCGATGAGGATGGCGACCAATAGCCCGAGCGCGAGGCAGAAGATGGTGAACACCACCAGCAACACGAGGGTGTTCTGTGTCGCCTGCCAGAACGCGCCGTCGCTCGCCATCTGTGCGTACATGCTGAAGTCGAGCGAACTGTAGTCCGGTTCGCCGAGGCCCTGGAAGTCCGTCAGCGAGAGGACGGCGTTCCAGAGAATCGCCCCGTAAACAAAAAAGCCCGCGAGCAGCACTGGCGGGAGCCAGAACGGGGACGATTCGAGGAGTTCCCATTCGACCGGCAACGAGTTTCGGAGGGTGTCTCGTCGTCGGTTCCCCACCGCCGTCTCGGTCCCACCGTCAGTCGCGACTGGTTGTTCGTCCGATGCGTCTCTCCGTACCGCCGACCGGAGTGTGTCCCCGGCAGTTTTCAGTCTCTTGAGTATCTCGCGCATGGTTGTGTCAGTCGTACGCGCAGGTGAGTTCGTACATCAGGTCGACGGTCGGCATCGGTCCCCGGAATCGTCTGGTGCCCGGGTCGAACGGTCGACGCGCGGTCGGCCGTCGCGTCCGGGACGAAACCGACTGGCTCAGGGACGGCTGACGGGTCCGCGTATCGTCGACCCGTCGTCGTGTCCCCTGTATCGTTCACCCACCAGTGAACGTGCCAGTCGCCCGTCGAGTCCGCTGATGTACCACTGTCACCCGTCGCCGCTCCGGCGTGCCCGCGGCAGGTCACTCCGTCGGGAGCGACATCCTGTCCACGCGTGCCAAATGCACGGATTCGTGACAGGTTTGGGACGGGGTCGTCAGTCATGGTCGTCACCGTGGAGTCGAACTCATCCTAAGTGGTTAGACGTTACACTTAATGCTTCCGAATATTCATGCATGTCAGCGAGTCGTTCAGACGCCGAATTTCAACGTCTTCAGCGTTCTATCGTTAATATTCGTTATTTAGAAATATTGTCATGTGTGTTTTGTTACCATGGCGTGGCATATACTC
This window encodes:
- a CDS encoding carbohydrate ABC transporter permease; translated protein: MREILKRLKTAGDTLRSAVRRDASDEQPVATDGGTETAVGNRRRDTLRNSLPVEWELLESSPFWLPPVLLAGFFVYGAILWNAVLSLTDFQGLGEPDYSSLDFSMYAQMASDGAFWQATQNTLVLLVVFTIFCLALGLLVAILIDQNIRFENTFRTIYLLPMALSFVVTATMWSWVYNARSGVFNQLLRVFNLEGLVITLLKPAAVNADVVQWLSWNTTALAAVIFALIWQFSGYAMVVFLAGLRAIPTEHYEAARVDGASTVRMYMRVIIPQLRASAVSASVVLMVFALKAFDFIYSLRGSQPGANMDILATMMYRVAFDSLQWAYGSAIAIVLFLLALLVIGPYLYSEYRRGEL